TCAACCCAAACCCAGGGGGGTCAATTCTAACTGTCGCCAAGGGGTCAGTTTCTGATGTCGCTTGACAGTATAGAAGGGCGCGTGACCCAGAGAAGACGACTGATGGATAGTCCTCCAGGTCCTTGACCATCGCGGACTGACTATGTGTTTCGGCAAACTCAGGACAAAATAGGCTCAAGATCCCCAACGGGATCATTCCTAAGTTAGCGTCACGCCCTTTTGCGCACAGGCGAAGTCGGCTACAACAGCGGCGGACTGTGATGGATAAACAACCGCAGTGGTTCCCGGCCGATATTCCGCACTCCATGCTCTACGCCCGACGGGGCCAGAAGATAATCCTCCGGACCTACTCGCCGCCACTCACCGTTGATGAACACTTCCGCCTCACCGGACAGGAAGAAAATGGAGTCCAGTTGCGGATCATGGGTATGAATCGGCACCTCGACTCCGGGATCGATCTCCAACTGAGAAACGCTGACACTGTCCGAATCCGCCCCCCGTACCAATACGGCGATCCTGACCCCGGCGAATTTGGGGTGATCCGTAAAAACGCGCTCTGCCTGGGGTAAAAACATTCCGTGCATACGTCCTCCTGATTGGTGAGTAGCTGGGTGTGCCTGATCGCAACTTTGAATCTTTTACTGTCACTGGATTGGCTCGGACCCATAATGTACCGCTGGTTGCCAAACCTGTCATCAAGGGAATGTGAATATCCATGAAGTTTGTGAGCCGATCTGTCGATTCGTGGCTGGAGCATCTAATGATGTTCATGATTGCCCCCTTGTAATGCTAAGACTTTTGGCAATGCCAGAGGAATCGTTTCACAGCATGCGCATCATGCCGCGGTAAACTCGAGTGACCATTCATAAAAACCTCCCCAGAACCATCCCTATCCCCACTTCAATTTGGGGACAGATTGGGGACTGGAGACAGGGCACAAAAAAAGGAGTCACAGCTTTTCGCTGTAACTCCTTGAAATCTTTGGTGCGCCAGGGAGGGATCGAACCCCCGACCCTCGGCTTAGAAGGCCGATGCTCTATCCAACTGAGCTACTGGCGCACGTGACACTGTCTACTTCAAGCCGCGGAGGCAGGTCAAGGGTAAAATAAGGACTGT
The nucleotide sequence above comes from Desulfonatronum thiosulfatophilum. Encoded proteins:
- a CDS encoding cupin domain-containing protein, which produces MHGMFLPQAERVFTDHPKFAGVRIAVLVRGADSDSVSVSQLEIDPGVEVPIHTHDPQLDSIFFLSGEAEVFINGEWRRVGPEDYLLAPSGVEHGVRNIGREPLRLFIHHSPPLL